A genomic region of Cryptococcus gattii WM276 chromosome F, complete sequence contains the following coding sequences:
- a CDS encoding Protein kinase activator, putative (Similar to TIGR gene model, INSD accession AAW44249.1) codes for MAAGKQPATLEELSKRIIYSDRYSDDRFEYRHVILPKQMLKLIPQRYFASDDSGLLRILEEDEWRGIGITQSLGWEHFEVHAPEPHIRR; via the exons ATGGCTGCTGGAAAACAACCGGCTACTCTCGAAGAACTTTCTAAACG GATTATCTACTCAGACCGAT ATTCAGATGACAGATTCGAGTACCGACATGTTATTCTCCCAAAACAAATGCTTAAACTCATTCCCCAACGATATTTTGCGTCCGACGATTCAGGTTTGCTGCGGATTCTGGAGGAAGACGAGTGGCGTGGCATTGGCATCACCCAATCTCTGGGATGGGAACATTTCGAAGTGCATG CCCCTGAACCTCATATTCGTAGGTAG